CCATTGTCCTATTATCCCCTTCCCTTATCCTCTTCCTCTAGAAATACAGGCCCCCGGAGCTTGGATACAGCAAAAGCCAGCGCATCCAAGGACCTTTCGGAGGAAGCCGAAGCCCTAACCTCCCTTGAAAACTGCGAATCACCCACTGTTATGTAAATCTCCCAACGATCCTTAACCCTCTCCACGTTCATTCGAGAAGCCCATTCGACCAAAAGAACGTTCCCTTCGTCCAAATATTCCCAAAGCGCCAAGTCCTCAACCTGCTCCCCAGACAGCCTGTAAAGGTCCACGTGGACTAACGGCGGTTCCGAATCATATTCCCTCACCAGGACAAAGCTGGGGCTTTGCATGCGCCGTATCCCCAAGGCCATCCCCACATACTGCGCCAATGTGGTCTTACCAGCTCCCAACTCACCATCCAAACAAATCAAAAGGCCGGGATAGAGGCTACCCCCCAAAGCCCGGCCAAGCTCCTCCATTCCCTCCAGCCCATTCACCTGGATCTTAAATACCCTATCAAGCATTTTTAACTATTCACCTCAGTCACTTAACCATCCCGCCTTGAAGCAATGGCTATCATCAACAGCGTACCAAGCACCAATGCGCCAAGAACCATCATTGGGGACTTAATGGAGATATTTGGATACCTCACCTTTGCTCCCACCATAACGACAAGAGCGGACAGAAAACCCAAAAGGGTATAACGAAGCCCCCTGACCCTAGCCCTTCTAGCTTCCTCCTGCCGCTTATAAAAATCCGCTGCAGAACGCCTAGGACGCCTCATCTATTACACATCCCACCAAGCAAAACAGCCGCTTCCTCCGCCAAGTGCCTGGCCCAAATGCCGTCTCCCCTACCCTTTAATGCCAAGTTCTGCCCCGCCATACCATGGAGGCCAACCGCAAACGTCGCAGAGTCCATGCCATAACCAGCCCTGGCAAACATGGCTCCTAAAATGCCCGATAGAACATCACCAGAACCCGGTATCGACATGTTCGGATCTCCAACGCAGCAAACCCTAATTCTCTTATCAAACACCAATACGGAGTTCCTACCCTTTAACAACGCTCCGCCGAATAAATTTCCCAATCCCTCCGCCGCATCCCGCCTGTTATCCCTAACCCAGCCAGATGGCTTGCCAAGAAGCCTCGCAGCCTCGCCCTCATGAGGGGTCACCCATATTTTCGATCTTATAGCGCCAGGTTTTATGTCGAGATCTAAAAAAGCATTAAGCCCATCGGCATCCAAAACCAAAGGCCCATCCCAAGACGATAGAACTCTGCCCACAAGGGATCTAACTCCTTCGCTTCTCCCAAGGCCCGGTCCTATAACGATGGCCTTAACCCTTCCTCCATAACGGGCCATCATGTACTCATAAGACTCCGGGAGTATCGCTCCTCCTTGATCAACGGGAAGAGATTCGACCATGGCCTCCGGGATCATCGAGGCATAACAGGCTGACCACTTTTCCGGCACACCACACACAACCCAACCGGCACCAGCACTCATGGCACCCAGGGCGGAAAGGAAGGGCGCCCCGCCGAAGGAATCTGATCCACCTATGACCAGGACCATTCCCCTGTCAGCTTTGCTGAAGCCGCCATGAAGCCTGGGCTTTAACGGGGCGAGATCTTGGGGGAAAAAGGCCGTGACCGCCGGTTCACCAGGAAGGACCAAACAAGCTGGCACGCCGATGGGCACAACCTCAAGGTTACCCATAAAATCAAAGGCGGGGGTAAAAAAAAGACCGCTTTTAGGGACCAGAAATGATATCGTTATTGAAGCATTAACGCCTAGCCCAGGCTCACCCAAGAAAGAGCCGGTCCTCCCATCAAATCCCGTAGGAATGTCAAGGGAAGCCACTGGGACGTCGAGGTCTCCAAGAAACCTGATTAATCTAAGAACCTCCCCCCTGGGGGATCCGCCGGAACCGGTGCCCAAAAGGCCGTCCACCAAGAGGTCAGAGGATTCCATAAGGTCTAAAAGGTCCCGATCGGAGCATTCACAAGAGACAACCATCTTTCCCCCCGCCCCAAGGTACATGGCTTCTGCTACCAGGGAATCGCCGGTCCTGTTGGGTGCGGTAGTTATAACCCTAGCATCTACGCCGGAAGCCAATAAATGCCTTGCCACCACCATTCCATCCCCGCCGTTGTTCCCTGGGCCACATAGCACAACCGCTTTCTTAATATCTCTAAACCTTTCCAGGATAACCCTTGCGGCACCGGCTCCAGCGTTTTCCATAAGTATTTGGCCGGGGATTCCCTTCTGAACGGCCCTTTGATCCGCCCGCCTTACATCCTGGGGATCATAAGCGAACAAGGGCAAGCTAACTACCTCCCTCCAAAACCACGAATGCTACCGCCACTTCCCTTTCGTGGGATATGGATAAGAAGATCCTACCAACCCCCATAGATCTAACGTACTCAGAGATTCTATCATCAAGGCAAAGAACGGGTCCCCTTTCGGTACGCCTCACCCACGCACCCTTAAGGCCAAGCTTTGAAAGCCCTATACCAAGGGCCTTCGCAAGGGCCTCCTTGGCAGCAAAAGATCCTGCCAAGCTCTCCTCCGGCCTGGTAGAGCCCCTTACATATTCTATCTCCTCTGCGTGAAAAACCCTCTCAACAAACCCATCAATGCTAATGCTTCGCCTCATCCTGGGCACAGAACATATATCCACCCCTATGCCGATTATCAAGTCAATCCCTCCTGACCCGGCACACTAGAAGCATCAAGGCTGAAGAAAAGATCCGTACGGTCAACCCCACAAGGGAGGTCAAATACAAAAAAGGGCAAGGCCTAAAGCCCTGCCCTGAAAGCCTGGTGGACCGTACAGGAATCGAACCTGTAACCCCCTGATTAAGAGTCAGGTGCTCTGCCAGTTGAGCTAACGGTCCATCAAAGCTACACTCCGTGGCGCGCCCGGCAGGATTTGAACCCGCGACCAACAGATCCGAAGTCTGCCGCTCTATCCACTGAGCTACGGGCGCAAGCCCAAAGAAAAACTGGGGTGAGCGAGGGGACTTGAACCCCCAACCCCTGGAGCCACAGTCCAGTGCTCTGACCGGTTGAGCTACGCTCACCACTCCACCCTGTTTGGCGCGCCTGAGAGGACTCGAACCTCCAACCCACGGATTAGAAGTCCGTTGCTCTGTCCAGTTGAGCTACAGGCGCAAAACCTAAACAAAAAACACCTGGAGCGGGAAACGGGATTCGAACCCGCGACCTACGGCTTGGAAGGCCGTCGCTCTAGCCAACTGAGCTATTCCCGCCTCCGATCTACCCTGGTCGGGGCGAAAGGATTCGAACCTTCGACCCCCTGCTCCCAAAGCAGGTGCGCTAGCCAGACTGCGCTACGCCCCGATATCTTGCTGGTGGAGCTGGGGGGACTCGAACCCCCGACCTTTTCCGTGCGAAGGAAACGCGCTCCCTCTGCGCTACAGCCCCGAAATCACGAGGAGCATTCTATACATCATTTGCAAGCTTGTCAAGCCCGATCCATTCGTGATACCCTCCCATTCCTTGGAGGTGATGAGAATGGCTTTCGGACCGGAGATTATAAGACTCCAGGAAGCTTGGATAAACAAGAACCTGAGCCATGCATTGGTGGACCGCGGAGACTCATGCTCTGAGGGGATCCTCCTGGATCTTAGGTGTCAGCGAAAAGAGGTAACCCTATTCGTCTCGTGGTCCCCCAAGCTGCCAGGGATATTCAAGATAAACCGTTATCAAAGAAGAGATCTCACCAGTTTATTCCCAAGAAAGTCTCCAATGGGAGAGCTCTTAAACGGACATCTGCCTGGAGCATGCCTGCTTCAAGCAAGACAGATCCAACAAGATCGGGTCATGGCCTTAGAATTCGCCAAGTTCGTGAGCTCTTCCGTTAGCCATCGAATCACCTTGATAATTGAACTCATGGAGCGGTCGCCCAACATATGCCTTCTCCAGGACGACATCATACTTGATTGCCACAGACGGCTATATCCCGATAGCTCTGACAGAATCATCCTGCCAGGAAACCCCTACTCCCCCCCATCCCCCATGGGGCATCAGCTTTGTTCAGGTCTAAGCAGAGGGATGATCAAGGTGCTGCAGAAATACCCTAACTACCCAAGCACAGCAGAAGAGGTGGAGCACCTTCTATACGCCAGGGATCCCCTGGAAACCGAATGGCAGATCATGCAAAAGGGTAAGGATCTTTTCCCCATCCCAAAGAGCATTGACCAAGATCAACTCCCTAGCCTAAAAGATCCTCTCAGTGCTACATCCATAATCATGGAAGAATATCTAATAGGTGAAGCCCTGGCTGCCAAAAGGAAAAAACTGCTATCCATAATAGACAAAAAGTTGACGGCTCTACGGCCACAACTTCCGGATCCGGAACTGCTTAAAAGGGCCAACAGGTTGAAGTCAATTGGGGAGTTCCTAATGAGCCTTCCGCAGGAAAGGGGGGGTGGTAAAATAACCATCACCGACTGGCCGGGACTGGAAGAAGCCATTGAGGTTGAAATCCCCAACGGCGTAACCCCCGTCGAAGAAGCCCAGAGGCTTTTCAATGAGTACCGCCGCCTGCTTAGAAGACATAAAGCGTCGGAGGAAAGGGCCCCCATGGTAAGGGGCGAAATAGCCACCCTTGAGGAGCAAAGGGCACTCCTTATGGGACCCATCAGCGGTCAGGACATGGCTACGCTGGAATCAGAAATAGACACCAAGGGCAACAACGGAAGCGTCAAAAGGTCAAGGGCAAAAAAGGGACAGGAGCCCCCAGGGGTGAAAAGGCTCAACCCATGCTTTGGCACCATATATGTTGGGCTAAGCGCCATGGGAAACCGGGAGATAACGTTTAGAATAGCAAAACCGGAAGACATATGGTTCCATGTAAAGGATCTGCCAGGTTCTCATGTGCTGCTAAGGTTGAAAGACCCCAAAGCACCTCTTATGGAAGACGCGCTGGAACTCGCGGCGTCCTTGGCCGCCTGGTTCAGCCCTGCCAGAGGCGAAGATAAGGTTTGGATAGATTACACCCAAAGGAAGAACTTACGCCCGCTCCCAGAAAAGGGCGTGGCGGGCGTAAGGTATAGGGTGTTTAAAAGCCTGTTGGTACAGCCTAAGAGCCCCGACGAACTTGGACTATGAAATCAACCAACTCGTCCGGCAGGGGACACACAAAGCTCATCGTCTCTCCTGTCCTGGGATGCTGGAAGCTGAGCCGCCAGGAATGCAAAAACACCCTATCCAGCAACCAATTCCTAGGGCACGAGCCCCCATAAAGCTGATCCCCTACCAAGGGATGCCCAATGGCCTTCATGTGAACCCTTATCTGGTGGGTCCTGCCAGTCTTTATTTGACATAGCACCAGGCTGTACCCACCGTGGCTCCAAAGGGTCCTATATATGGTATGGGCATCCCGCCCCCACTCCACCGGAGCCATCCGCTTTCTATTTACCGGGTCCCTGCCTATCGGAAGCCGGATCTCCCCTTCCGCAGGGTAGGGAGATCCCGAAACCGCAGCGATGTAAACCTTATCAACCCATCTCCCCTTAAAGGATCTTATAAGGCCCTCCATCGCCAAGCCGTTTCTGGCCACCACCATCAGGCCAGAGGTGGTGCTATCCAATCGATGAACGATGCCTGGGCGCCTGACTCCATTAAGCTCCATCATCTCCGGGTATCGGTAAAGAAGCCCATGAACCAACGTTCCCCTCCAGTGTCCAGGAGCAGGATGAACCACCAGTCCCGCAGGCTTGTTGATCACCACTATATCCTGATCCTCGTACACCACCTGGAAGGGGACGTCTTCGGGCTGAAGCTCCAAATCCTCCGGAGGCGGCAAGTCCACCCAAACAGTACCGTCCAAGGGAACCTTGAGGGCCGGTTTAACCCTGTTGGCCCACGAAACCACAACTCTCCCCAGGCGGATCAGTCTGGTAGCATAGGATCTGCTAAGGCCAAGCTCCTGGGATATGAAAAAATCCAACCTATGCCCCTCCATACTCAGGGGAACCCGGATCTGAACCGGGTCCGCCTTTGGGGCATCCTCCGCTTCCACAAAGGCATGCCCCAAAGGTGGATAATCGTCCGAGGAGAGGGCGTCAATTTCCCTATCCAAGCTTGGAAAGCACCTCACTGCACCGCCCGCAAACGCCTAGTTTTTCAACCTCGCTCTTCCACTTCCAGCACCTAGGACATTTCTGGTACGGACTGTGAGAAACCGCCACTTTAACCCCCGTCTCCTCATCGACGCGCGCATCGGAGGAGGGGGAGATAGATACCGCAAGGCCAGAAACCATTAAAAGATCCTCCAAAAACTCCGGCGAGAAGTAGTTCAACAGATCGCCGTATTTCCCAAGGTCCATCTCCACTTGGGCCTCCAGGGAATTACCTATCATGCCGTTCAAACGGGCTTGCTCAAGGGCCCTTAAAACCGCCCCCCTCACATCAAACAACCTTTCCCAAGCCCTCATGTCCACCTCATCAAGGCCGGTCCTGTCCACAGAGGGCCAAGCGCTCAAGAAGACGCTTTCCTCCAGTGTGGGATCTATCTGGCGGGCAAACTGCCATATTTCCTCACATGTAAAGCTTAGGATCGGTGACAAAATCTTGGTAAGGGATACCAGTATCTCCCACATGGCACTTTGGGAGCTCCGCCTTGCCAGGCCATCGAAATGGTCGGCATACAACCTATCCTTGCATACATCCAGGTACAAGGAACTCATGTCGTTATCGCAGAATTGGTGAACCGCAAAATAAGGAACGTGGAACTCGTACTCCTCATATCCCCTTGTAACCTTCTCCACCAGATCCTGAAGCCTGCTCAAAGCCCATTTGTCAAAGGGCATGAGGTCCTTACGACTCACCATGTGCTTAGACGGATCGAAGTCTGACAGGTTTCCTAGGATGAACCGGGCAGTGTTCCTTATCCTCCTGTAAGACTCCACTAGGTTCTTAAGTATCCTGTCTGATATCCTTACATCACCGCGATAATCAGTGGAAGCCACCCAAAGCCTAAGTATATCCGCTCCGTACTTGTCTATTACCTCCTGCGGGCTGGTTACGTTACCAAGGGACTTGGACATCTTGCGGCCCTGCCCATCAACGATGAAACCATGGGTAAGGACCTGACGAAAAGGCGCCTTGCCCCTGGTAGCCACACCGGTGAGGAGAGATGTCTGGAACCATCCCCTATGCTGATCGCTTCCCTCCAAGTACATATCCGCAGGCCACCGAAGCTCCTGCCGGGTCTCAAGGACCGCCAAGTGACTCACGCCAGAGTCAAACCAGACGTCCATTATGTCGCTTTCCTTACGCAGCCGGCTGGACCCGCAGTGGGGACAGCGGCACAGATCACCCAGCATCTCTTCCGGTGATTTAACCCACCATGAATCACTCCCCTCCCGGCGAACCACTTGGGCTACCTTCCTCACCATGGGAGGCTCCACAACAACCTTTTTGCAGTCCTCGCAGTAAAACGCCGGTATTGGCACACCCCAAACTCGCTGACGGCTTATACACCAGTCAGACCTGTCACGAACCATGTTACCTATCCTGTCCCTACCCCAGGAGGGCACCCATTGAACTGAATCTATGGCCCCCATGGCCTCATCCCGGAAGGCCTGAACAGATACAAACCATTGATCGGTGGACCTGAAGATCACGGGTCTTTTGCATCGCCAACAATGTGGATATGAATGCTTTATCTTGCCGCTGAACAAAAGGCGCCCAGATTCAGCCAACGTGGTCATAACCAGCTTGGCTCCATCGGATATGGGCATGCCCCCCACCAGCGGAGTATCCTTAACGAAAACCCCTTTGTTGTCGACGGGATTAAGGATCTCAAGCCCATAGCGGACTCCGGTTTCAAAGTCCTCCACCCCATGTCCTGGGGCGGTGTGGACACAGCCGGTACCGGAGTCAAGCACCACATAATCCGCCAACACCAAAGGAATGTCCCGATCGGAGTAGAAGGGATGCTCCGCGATCGCCCCCTCCAAATTCGCTCCGGAGAAAACTTTTATCGCCTCACCAAGGGACATCCCTGACTCCGCTTCAAAGGCCTCCTTACGATCCACCGCCATGATTAAACGTCTTCCATCGGAGGCACGGAAAACACCATATCCATACTGAGGATGCACCGCCACAGCCATGCTGGCAGGGAGAGTCCAAGGGGTAGTGGTCCATATGACCACGTAGAGGTCATCCAGCGGCATATCCCCCATGGAGACACTAAGCTTTCTCATAGGATAAGCCACGTAGATAGAGGGAGAGGCCTCGTCCTCATACTCTATCTCCGCAGCGGCAAGGGCGGTCTGGCAATCGGTACACCAGAACACGGGCTTCTGGCCCTTGTAAACCAGCCCCTTTTCAACCATGTCCGCAAAGGCCTCTATCTGAGCTGCCTCATACTCGGGCCTAAGGGTAAGATACGGATTGTCCCAATCCCCTAAAACCCCAAGGCGCTTAAACTCCTCCCTTTGTATATCCACAAAACCCAACGCATATTTAGCACACTTAGCTCTCAGCTCCACCGGGGATAGCTGATCCTTATCCACCCCTTCCTCCTTAAGAACCTTAAGCTCTATGGGCAATCCATGGGTATCCCAACCGGGGATATAGGGCGCCCTGTACCCCTTCATGGACTTGTACTTAGGGATAAAGTCCTTCAGAATCTTGTTGAAAGCGGTACCTATGTGAATGTGACCGTTGGCGTAGGGAGGTCCGTCATGCAAGACAAAAACGGGAGCCCCATTCGGTTTATCCTGCATCTTCCCATATATGTCCCTTTCAGCCCAGAAGGCCAAAAACTCCTTCTCCCTCTGAGCCAAATTGGCCTTCATCGGGAAGTCCGTCTTGGGCAATCGAAGCGTGTCTTTGTAGTCCGTGGTCACCAAAATACCCCCTTCATGCTATAAGGAGCGCCCCTTGCTAAGCGCAAGGGGCGCTCTCGTGTGATTATACACCAACCATATGACTTTAAAAGTTATCGATCACACACCCACCAAATCCACCTAGGATTTTACCTTTTTAGCCTTCATGGTCTGCCAGAAGTGAACAACCACAAGGATGGAAAGACCCAAGAGGTCGGTCTTGGTACCTGGTATCAGCAAACCAAGGGCTCCCACCATGGCCAGTATCCTAAAGGGCCAGGACATATCAGCCTTATAAAAACCTATGGTGGACATACCCAAGAGGAAGATCCCCATCACTGCCGTTAGCACCGCCTGAGCAAAGGGCAACGGCTCATATCCTATAAGCAGGATCATGGGATTATAGACGTATATATAGGGCACCAGGAAGCCGGCCAAGGCCAGCTTGAAAGCGGTAAAGCCCGTCTTCATGGGGTCAGAACCCGCAATACCAGCCCCAGCGTAGGCCGCCAACGCCACGGGAGGGCTAAGGTCCGCCGCAATCCCAAAGTAGAAGACGAACATATAGGCCGCCATGGCTGGAACCCCAAGCTGAAGAAGCGATGGAGCCACCATCATGCTGGTTATTATGAAGTTCGCCGTGGTAGGGAGCCCAGTGCCAAGCAATATGCTGGAAACCATGGCAAGCACCAAGGTGTTCAGCAACTTGCCACCAGAGAGGGCGATGATGGTACCAGCCACCCTAAGGGCAAGGCCCGTCAACGTGGCCATTCCCACCACTATACCCACGGTGGCGCAGGCACAGGCTACACCGATAGCCCCTCTGGCACCAGCCTCAAAGGCCTCGATAAGCCTCTTGGGGGTAAGTCTGGTTTCTTTGTTGAGGAATGACAGGATGTAGCTGGCGATTATGCCGTTGAAGGCCGCCTTCAACGGGGTGTAAC
This portion of the Thermanaerothrix sp. genome encodes:
- a CDS encoding RluA family pseudouridine synthase, coding for MDREIDALSSDDYPPLGHAFVEAEDAPKADPVQIRVPLSMEGHRLDFFISQELGLSRSYATRLIRLGRVVVSWANRVKPALKVPLDGTVWVDLPPPEDLELQPEDVPFQVVYEDQDIVVINKPAGLVVHPAPGHWRGTLVHGLLYRYPEMMELNGVRRPGIVHRLDSTTSGLMVVARNGLAMEGLIRSFKGRWVDKVYIAAVSGSPYPAEGEIRLPIGRDPVNRKRMAPVEWGRDAHTIYRTLWSHGGYSLVLCQIKTGRTHQIRVHMKAIGHPLVGDQLYGGSCPRNWLLDRVFLHSWRLSFQHPRTGETMSFVCPLPDELVDFIVQVRRGS
- the acpS gene encoding holo-ACP synthase gives rise to the protein MIIGIGVDICSVPRMRRSISIDGFVERVFHAEEIEYVRGSTRPEESLAGSFAAKEALAKALGIGLSKLGLKGAWVRRTERGPVLCLDDRISEYVRSMGVGRIFLSISHEREVAVAFVVLEGGS
- the tsaE gene encoding tRNA (adenosine(37)-N6)-threonylcarbamoyltransferase complex ATPase subunit type 1 TsaE — translated: MLDRVFKIQVNGLEGMEELGRALGGSLYPGLLICLDGELGAGKTTLAQYVGMALGIRRMQSPSFVLVREYDSEPPLVHVDLYRLSGEQVEDLALWEYLDEGNVLLVEWASRMNVERVKDRWEIYITVGDSQFSREVRASASSERSLDALAFAVSKLRGPVFLEEEDKGRG
- a CDS encoding NAD(P)H-hydrate dehydratase — its product is MPLFAYDPQDVRRADQRAVQKGIPGQILMENAGAGAARVILERFRDIKKAVVLCGPGNNGGDGMVVARHLLASGVDARVITTAPNRTGDSLVAEAMYLGAGGKMVVSCECSDRDLLDLMESSDLLVDGLLGTGSGGSPRGEVLRLIRFLGDLDVPVASLDIPTGFDGRTGSFLGEPGLGVNASITISFLVPKSGLFFTPAFDFMGNLEVVPIGVPACLVLPGEPAVTAFFPQDLAPLKPRLHGGFSKADRGMVLVIGGSDSFGGAPFLSALGAMSAGAGWVVCGVPEKWSACYASMIPEAMVESLPVDQGGAILPESYEYMMARYGGRVKAIVIGPGLGRSEGVRSLVGRVLSSWDGPLVLDADGLNAFLDLDIKPGAIRSKIWVTPHEGEAARLLGKPSGWVRDNRRDAAEGLGNLFGGALLKGRNSVLVFDKRIRVCCVGDPNMSIPGSGDVLSGILGAMFARAGYGMDSATFAVGLHGMAGQNLALKGRGDGIWARHLAEEAAVLLGGMCNR
- a CDS encoding NFACT family protein, which encodes MAFGPEIIRLQEAWINKNLSHALVDRGDSCSEGILLDLRCQRKEVTLFVSWSPKLPGIFKINRYQRRDLTSLFPRKSPMGELLNGHLPGACLLQARQIQQDRVMALEFAKFVSSSVSHRITLIIELMERSPNICLLQDDIILDCHRRLYPDSSDRIILPGNPYSPPSPMGHQLCSGLSRGMIKVLQKYPNYPSTAEEVEHLLYARDPLETEWQIMQKGKDLFPIPKSIDQDQLPSLKDPLSATSIIMEEYLIGEALAAKRKKLLSIIDKKLTALRPQLPDPELLKRANRLKSIGEFLMSLPQERGGGKITITDWPGLEEAIEVEIPNGVTPVEEAQRLFNEYRRLLRRHKASEERAPMVRGEIATLEEQRALLMGPISGQDMATLESEIDTKGNNGSVKRSRAKKGQEPPGVKRLNPCFGTIYVGLSAMGNREITFRIAKPEDIWFHVKDLPGSHVLLRLKDPKAPLMEDALELAASLAAWFSPARGEDKVWIDYTQRKNLRPLPEKGVAGVRYRVFKSLLVQPKSPDELGL
- the ileS gene encoding isoleucine--tRNA ligase translates to MTTDYKDTLRLPKTDFPMKANLAQREKEFLAFWAERDIYGKMQDKPNGAPVFVLHDGPPYANGHIHIGTAFNKILKDFIPKYKSMKGYRAPYIPGWDTHGLPIELKVLKEEGVDKDQLSPVELRAKCAKYALGFVDIQREEFKRLGVLGDWDNPYLTLRPEYEAAQIEAFADMVEKGLVYKGQKPVFWCTDCQTALAAAEIEYEDEASPSIYVAYPMRKLSVSMGDMPLDDLYVVIWTTTPWTLPASMAVAVHPQYGYGVFRASDGRRLIMAVDRKEAFEAESGMSLGEAIKVFSGANLEGAIAEHPFYSDRDIPLVLADYVVLDSGTGCVHTAPGHGVEDFETGVRYGLEILNPVDNKGVFVKDTPLVGGMPISDGAKLVMTTLAESGRLLFSGKIKHSYPHCWRCKRPVIFRSTDQWFVSVQAFRDEAMGAIDSVQWVPSWGRDRIGNMVRDRSDWCISRQRVWGVPIPAFYCEDCKKVVVEPPMVRKVAQVVRREGSDSWWVKSPEEMLGDLCRCPHCGSSRLRKESDIMDVWFDSGVSHLAVLETRQELRWPADMYLEGSDQHRGWFQTSLLTGVATRGKAPFRQVLTHGFIVDGQGRKMSKSLGNVTSPQEVIDKYGADILRLWVASTDYRGDVRISDRILKNLVESYRRIRNTARFILGNLSDFDPSKHMVSRKDLMPFDKWALSRLQDLVEKVTRGYEEYEFHVPYFAVHQFCDNDMSSLYLDVCKDRLYADHFDGLARRSSQSAMWEILVSLTKILSPILSFTCEEIWQFARQIDPTLEESVFLSAWPSVDRTGLDEVDMRAWERLFDVRGAVLRALEQARLNGMIGNSLEAQVEMDLGKYGDLLNYFSPEFLEDLLMVSGLAVSISPSSDARVDEETGVKVAVSHSPYQKCPRCWKWKSEVEKLGVCGRCSEVLSKLG